Proteins encoded in a region of the Podarcis muralis chromosome 2, rPodMur119.hap1.1, whole genome shotgun sequence genome:
- the LOC144327054 gene encoding uncharacterized protein LOC144327054, translating to MASDGNQQPTTGSSLPAPSTSNDGAQTAVITCDPQTLNQFFRVFETLYRQCRPGSAALPALEPTQDVIPDTPPPIQGLSGSSAAPSARAQQGPSVAVAQAPSPATGAQPDAAASGRPGARAQSARSRKTTQATGKGKAPAKGKGKGKAPKKGSGGKTISQAIGTPSVFQEQQVHSSTEDSAGSGSEGEAVENQPSCSATDASTSTTQGGKRKAKKKHTSAKKKRSKHSDTEEEESGTSSSDSDSEGPMDGYWGIGESNHGIPLWAHERRANSHRKVFNGVLYWKDGALVEDVKVATNQPTDFILGNHLSQRKRNKILNGDYVDIFTLLPPTKITGKGEKRRSYGRRRYRTPRAERTFDNWLDGYQVFMGVVCAAYPHRAMDLVAYQAHVRRARALAGENAALTYDENFRRNASLHPTTRWDLTDPNYWGEDVNPYIEKKSQEAAKVGKIEPKKRRQCWEFNRGVCSRPFCKYLHECEQCWGNHPASACFKNRQQPFRGGRGYFHTNPRGAPGASRQGPGNRQ from the coding sequence ATGGCTTCCGACGGAAACCAGCAGCCCACCACTGGCAGCAGCCTGCCGGCCCCCTCAACAAGCAATGATGGAGCGCAAACTGCAGTTATAACTTGTGACCCACAAACGTTAAACCAGTTCTTCAGGGTGTTCGAAACCCTTTACAGACAGTGTAGACCCGGGTCAGCAGCGCTGCCAGCGCTGGAGCCAACGCAGGACGTAATACCTGATACTCCACCCCCCATCCAGGGCCTGTCTGGTTCCTCGGCTGCACCGTCGGCCAGGGCACAACAGGGTCCATCAGTTGCCGTTGCCCAGGCGCCTTCCCCGGCAACGGGTGCTCAGCCAGACGCCGCAGCTAGTGGGCGTCCCGGAGCGCGGGCGCAATCTGCCCGCTCTAGGAAAACCACGCAGGCTACCGGTAAGGGCAAGGCCCCTGCAAAGGGCAAAGGTAAGGGGAAGGCACCCAAGAAAGGGAGCGGCGGTAAAACCATCTCTCAAGCTATAGGTACACCAAGTGTCTTTCAGGAGCAGCAGGTGCACAGTTCCACCGAGGACAGTGCGGGTTCTGGCTCCGAAGGCGAAGCAGTGGAGAATCAGCCTTCTTGCTCAGCGACCGACGCCTCCACTAGCACGACACAGGGGGGTAAGAGGAAGGCCAAAAAGAAACACACGTCGGCTAAGAAGAAGAGGAGCAAGCATTCGGATACCGAGGAGGAGGAATCAGGTACGTCTTCATCAGACTCGGATTCTGAGGGGCCTATGGATGGTTATTGGGGAATTGGGGAGTCGAATCATGGGATCCCCCTATGGGCCCATGAAAGGAGAGCCAATTCCCACCGTAAGGTTTTTAACGGGGTGCTGTATTGGAAGGATGGGGCATTGGTGGAGGACGTTAAGGTTGCCACCAATCAACCCACGGATTTCATTTTGGGGAACCACTTGTCACAAAGGAAGAGGAATAAAATCCTCAATGGGGATTACGTGGATATTTTTACGCTACTCCCTCCAACAAAAATTACAGGAAAAGGTGAGAAGAGACGCTCTTATGGTAGAAGGAGGTATAGAACGCCCAGGGCGGAACGCACATTCGATAACTGGTTAGACGGGTACCAGGTTTTTATGGGTGTAGTTTGTGCAGCTTATCCCCACCGCGCCATGGATTTAGTGGCTTATCAGGCTCATGTGAGGCGGGCGCGCGCTCTGGCAGGCGAAAATGCTGCTTTGACGTACGACGAGAACTTCCGAAGGAAtgcttctctccaccccaccacgCGATGGGACCTCACAGATCCTAACTACTGGGGAGAGGATGTAAACCCCTACATCGAGAAGAAAAGTCAGGAGGCAGCGAAAGTGGGTAAGATTGAGCCAAAGAAACGTCGGCAATGCTGGGAGTTTAACAGGGGCGTATGCTCTCGCCCCTTCTGTAAGTATCTGCACGAATGCGAGCAATGCTGGGGCAATCACCCCGCTTCTGCATGCTTCAAGAATAGGCAACAGCCCTTTCGGGGGGGCAGGGGGTACTTCCATACCAATCCCAGAGGTGCCCCCGGTGCATCCCGTCAAGGTCCCGGCAATCGCCAGTAA